The region gtaggtacttatggTGTTTCATTATATTGCTTTAAGATATTGAACATTGATAACAActgtttatattataaatataatataaacaacTGTAAATAGAACTCGAGGAAGCGATCTGATCAACACCATGACTAACATAACCACAGGTAATAATCTTTTATTGTCTTTCGCTCTGATCTCACATTTGTTGATGTTGATTCAAGACATATTGCTAGGTATAATTAATTAAGTAGTTTTAAGCAGTGTCACCGattatttatacctacctaaacttTCATTAGCACCGACCGAATTAGATTTCTTAATAATTGCACCGTAGCGTAGCGTAAATAAACTATTTATCGATTTCAATCTCGATATCATCAAATTTTAAGATAGGTAGTCTCCATTTTTCAATGTTGCTATATCGCCATAATaattttgcaaaaaataaaatcacGCTTTACCGATTTTTTTAAAAGTTTGCTGGCTATACTTTTTCTGCTTATTCCTTGCCTTTCACaaatattttcatcatcatcatcattttcatcatttcagcctatatacgtcccactgctgggcacaggcctcctctcatgcgcgagagggcttgggctatagtccccacgctagcccaatgcggattggggacttcacatacacctttgaatttcttcccagatgtatgcaggtttcctcacgatgttttccttcaccgaaaagctagtggtaaatatcaaatgatatttcgtacataagtttcgaaaaactcattggtacgaaccaggatttgaacccgcgacctccggattgaaagtcagacgtcatatccactcggccaccactgctgCTACAAATATTTTGACAGATATTAATACGTTTTTGCAGGTGCAAACTATCAGAATCATCAAAAATCCTATGACAAGTAAGTTTGGAATTTTCTACATTTCTtattacatatgtatttattagatatgtaatgaaaataataagctaatacAGACAAGTAAGAGGTCAATTATAGAAATTTGTCTTTTACAAGGTGGTGGCAAAAGTTCTGCCTACGGTGTCATCAAGAAGACCAAACGCCATCATGGGAACCGGCGTGGTGGGGAAGGGTTTTCCCGTTCCCCATTTTCTCCACTTATAGGCAAAGTGCACAGCAACTTTTAATTATTATGTTCTGTAAGTATAGTAGCCTTCccgtatttaaggttaataaggtccactgtccttaaaattttgtatgaaattacaagcaaatatcagcctTAAATGCTTCCTtcttatttataaattgttCTTTTCCAGTTCTCCTGTCATGGGGAATATTATACGCAGAAATAGGGGAACCGGTAAGTTTAAACGGAGAAATTCTCAGCATGACACTGCTAGTCATCGCGGCGTACTTAATCGGGTGGTTGTGGCTGAAAATTACCACATTGCCGGCACTTATAGGAATGTTGCTGACCGGGATCATATTTCAAAACGCCGGGCTTGTGCATATGACCGATAATTATAGAAAACTTAACCAGGATTTGCGGTTAGTTAAGTTCTGTAGACAATTTAGCTTCAAATGTATTTAGATAATTCTTAATGACTTTTAACTTAGTAAAAAAACTCATCAATCAATCTACCCTTGTTAAGCAATCTAATTTTGTTTCGCATTGTTACTAAAATACTTATTACGGCCACGCGTTTTAGAGTATTTTAATCGGTTCTCACGTAAATCCTATACTATTCCTATTTGTTTTAGAAAAGTCGCTCTAGTTATCATACTAACGCGTGCTGGGCTCGGTTTGGATGCTAAAGTCCTACGGAAGCACTACGCAGCAGTTCTTCAACTAGGCCTTTTACCTTGGCTAGTAGAGTGCATATGTATCGCCATTACTACACACTACCTTCTAGCATTGCCTTGGATTTGGGGTAAGTAATCATTTTCTTGACATAGCTCAGACAGTAGCGAGTGGTAGTCGCTCGGGCAGATATGTAGATCTATAATTAATGTAGCAAAGCATCGGTCTAACCATCTGATCAAGATAGCTGGAAACCATAACAAAGTTGGAATAGAACAGCGCATAACGGATGATTCTGTTTTAGCAGAGTGTCATTTTCATTTGGTTATGAAAATTCAGACCATAATACCAAGAGAAAAATAGAATTCTATTAGAATTCATTGAGTACTTACAAGATAAAAAgcctttttttttcatgtttcaGGTTTCCTCCTAGGCTCTATGATAGCTTCAGTGTCGCCTGCCGTTGTAGTTCCATGCCTGTTCCGATTAAAGGATGAAGGATATGGAGTCGCTAAAGGTATACCGACATTGCTGCTCGCGGCTGCTGCTATCGACGACTCGGTCAGCGTAGCTGTGTTCTCAATTATACTTAATGCCATGTTTTCCACTGGGTCCGTTACTTGGAACATCATAAAGGTATATGTGACTGCAGAAATCAAATTTGTTCTTCACCAACTGTTAGGCACGACGTCATCCCAGGAATCCTCATGTATTTCTGTCACCAGTGTCACAAATTACAACTTTCAAACCAGTAATATTCTTTCAGGGCCCATTATCCATCGTCGCTGGCGTTTTACTCGGATCTTTGTGGGGTGCCATGACTTCCGTTATTCCGGAAAAAGACGACGTTTACGTGGTTCCTTTAAGATTTCTGGCCTTGTTTCTGGGCGGGCTGTTCTCATTATTCATATCAAGTCTAATTGGATGGAGCGGTTCAGGTATCTAATAGATATTAGACAGCGAGTTTTTATATGGGTACATTCCTTACTTGATTGGCTGGCTAAAGTTAAACACGAATTGCTACTATTGTATAACCACTTATGTTTTTCCAGGTCCACTAGCCATTGTCTCTTCTGGATTTATCGCAGCGTATTATTGGGAAAAGCAAGGTTGGCCCGTTAACAAGAATCCAGTAAGCAATATATTCAGAATATTATGGATTTTCTTTGAGCCAATACTCTTTGCGTTTACTGGAGCCCAAATAACGGCAAGTATCATTAACAATTTCGATGTTAAAGATTTTTTAAGGAAATTCCTCTTATACATTGGCTTGGCTATGTGTGGGGCGTTGTTTCCTCAGTGAGAGTTGAGTACCTACTTCACATCAACTATCGAATTTCTAAAGGTATGCTATGCTGTGTATATTTTGTTACTATGTTTCCCTTCACCAATTCGAATAGGTACAACCTTATATAAGTATTATACAactaagtaaaataaataaataaatattataagacaaTTTTACACCGATTGaactagtcccacagtaagttGAATAAGGCTTGagttgtgggtactagatgacgatatataaaatataaacttatacatatacatacctacaaaagAAACCCATAAcaagaacaaatatttgtgataaatacacaaataaatgccctcacCAGATCTCAACAACACACATTGTATCAATTAGGTACCATTGCCCGTACTTTCAGATAAGTGCTCTGGACCCACAAGTGGTAGCCATGGGCGCGGTCTGCCTGATTATCTGCCTAGTATTGCGATTAATTTCTACACTTCTGGTCAGCTTTGGCTGTGGGCTGAACGTAAAGGAGAAACTATTTATTGGCTTAGCATGGATGGCTAAGGCTACTGTTCAGGCAAGTTTTAATGTCACTATAAATGCCATGCCATCAGAGCTTGGTAAagagatgtaaaaaaaatattcacaaagAAAATGAATATTTATAGAAGTTAAAAAGAATGATCTTACTGATACTTCAAGTTACAGGTGActatttacaattattttaccTTGTATAAATAATGTTGATATAAATAATTACCATTCCATTTTAGGCGGCACTTGGCCCTGCAGCGTTAGACATAATAAACAGCGGAAATAGTTCTGGTGGTCCTGAGGAGTTAGTCTATGCTAAAGCACTTTTGACTGTCAGCGTCCTTAGCGTCGTCATTTCAGCTCCTATGGGAGCCATCTTCATCGCACTGACCGGCCCCAGGTTATTGACCAAAGATGGTAAGTAAAGTTATTTAACTACAATAAGTGTAAGTATTATGCAAAATCCAACTTACCTTTGGCATCCTTTTTGTAATGtaacaatatacctacctaggtTCTTACCCAATGAAAATACAGTTTACATTTTCGTAGACTTTCCTTACATTTGTTCTGCCTAATCTGTTTTCTAATTTGCCTAAATATGgcctaaataaaattaaattaaattcgtTTCGTTGAAGCGCGGCAAATACTTCAGTGACTGATGtcaaatttaagaaaaaaacacTGCCTCGCGTTTACGAATGTTGCTATTGAACAAGCACTTCCACGCCATAGTTTTGTTAGGAACTATGTTaggaatagggaatattaggcaaagctctacGTAGGTGGCGTAACTAgtacacatacagtaaacaaacatcaatgacacatcatacgtcacatggcctaccgtgaaacacgacaatagaaagttcggtttctgcctctctatcactcttgcatattggagcgataaagaggcagataactaaatttcgattttcgcgtttaccggtaggcccttgttaacaaaccgccttgatgcgtcaatgtcatattttattgt is a window of Cydia splendana chromosome 1, ilCydSple1.2, whole genome shotgun sequence DNA encoding:
- the LOC134797977 gene encoding sodium/hydrogen exchanger 9B2-like, with product MTNITTGANYQNHQKSYDKWWQKFCLRCHQEDQTPSWEPAWWGRVFPFPIFSTYRQSAQQLLIIMFFLLSWGILYAEIGEPVSLNGEILSMTLLVIAAYLIGWLWLKITTLPALIGMLLTGIIFQNAGLVHMTDNYRKLNQDLRKVALVIILTRAGLGLDAKVLRKHYAAVLQLGLLPWLVECICIAITTHYLLALPWIWGFLLGSMIASVSPAVVVPCLFRLKDEGYGVAKGIPTLLLAAAAIDDSVSVAVFSIILNAMFSTGSVTWNIIKGPLSIVAGVLLGSLWGAMTSVIPEKDDVYVVPLRFLALFLGGLFSLFISSLIGWSGSGPLAIVSSGFIAAYYWEKQGWPVNKNPVSNIFRILWIFFEPILFAFTGAQITISALDPQVVAMGAVCLIICLVLRLISTLLVSFGCGLNVKEKLFIGLAWMAKATVQAALGPAALDIINSGNSSGGPEELVYAKALLTVSVLSVVISAPMGAIFIALTGPRLLTKDETTTSSDEENRRQTELSSIHL